GTTAacaaaatacaatatatgttgaAATTTGCTGTAGCAAATTTAAATGATTTTGCCCTTTTCTTATTGCCATTTCCTAACAAAGCTATTCAACCTAGGATTGGTCTGGTGCTATGAAATTGAGCATTAATTTCTTTTCtccatttttcaaaattatCTCATGGATGCTTGATAATATacgttttccttttttcttggtCTGAGTCCAAATACGGTATTGATTTCATCGTGTCATTATATTATGGCAGATCGATGATTCCACAAAATGCAGCTTTGGACCATATAAGCACACCTTCAGAAAGTGGTGAAATACCTTTGGTTATAAATGTTGAAAGTCAGCACATTTTTTGACGATTCTATGGCATGGAAGGGGATACTTTGTTAGCTGACATACAACTGGCACTTCCAAATAGGTGCTATTTGTTACCTTCAGGCATGCACAAATCTAATACATCATCATGTCCTACTATCACATGTGAAGAAGCTCTTAAGAGGGAGTTGGAGTATCGGCAAAAAATTGAAAGGAGTCATCCACATCTGCTGGTTGGCCTTAATGGATCCCCTGCATTGCTGAAtgtaagtttcttttttttttttgacggttgAATGTAAGTTTCTGATTTGATGGCTTTCAGTATAACTTCGTAGCAAACATTCTATGACTGGATTAGAAAAATGCAACTAGCCTACTAAGCTGACCAATAGAAGATATTTGAAAATTTCACAATCAGATGTTTTCTTCGCTAATAGAATAAAGTGAGAGTAGTCTACCCTGTAATTTTAATGAGAAAGTAGCTTTCCCTCTTGGTGTTAGTGCAGTTTGATCGGTTGTGTTATCCCTATGTAATTAAAGGTATATACTTGAGTTGTTGTTTTGTAGTTTTACCTATGGTTAGGTTCTAAACCATGCAGCTCTATAATAGGGTTAATTCCGATTTACGCCCCTCAATTATCACCAAAGTTTGATTTATCCCATCAACTCTAATACCGGACGTTTTACACTTATCAACTTTTTAAACCGGACCAAAGACACCCCTCAGTGGTTTAGTCCTATGTAACATAGACATGTTCATATGGGGCCCACTGTCAGCCCCTATTCATCTTCTCCCTCCCAACTCTCTCCCCATCTTTCTGTTTGTTGAGCTTGGAGCAGTGCAGCCGCAGATCTTCCGTATATCCGCTTCTCAAAATTTTTCCTACTCTAGTGAGCTGCATGTGATTATGTGAACTGCACAGCATGCATCGTTTGGTTCATCAAGGTTGCACTGATCCTCAATTTGTAATAAAAATCATGGGTCGGACAAACCAACAAACTAACTAACGGACAGGAAAACAATTTCAAATGGGCAATTAAGTGACAAGAAactaaagaataaaaaaaaattctgtacCTAGGAACCAACAAAGGACTCCCCAAATTCGTCAATAGGAAAGCATAAATCTGAAAGCGGCTAGTGGCCATACATACAAATAACGAGTACAGCAGCATGCTAGCGGAGGCACAGGAGCAGCAGGATGGCAGCGCCACAGCAGTGGCTTTTGAGAAGCTTGGAGGTCTACGGCTGCACTGTTTGAAGCTCAACaaacagggggggggggggggttaggaggaggaagaagatgaatagTGGCTGACAGTGGGTCCCATATAAACATGTGTATGTCACATAGGACTAAACCACTTTTGATTTGGGCAGGGGGATGTATTTGGCCCGGTTTTAAAAAGTTGATGGGTGTAAAACGTCCGGTATTAGGAGATGAGGGTGGTAAATCAAAATTTTGTGATATTTGAGGGGGTTAAATCAGAATTAACCCTCTATACTATGTTCTAATATACAGGACAATTGCAAATTTCATTTTGTAGCATGCATCACTATCCAGGATTTCCTTTATCATGTAACCATGAAACTAATGATTATTTTAGTTATTGATACCAGTATACCGCTAGAATGTTTCCTCATCAAAATTTGACATCTTTGAATGGTAATCCCAAAGAGGTCGAATGACCTCGCCGCTCATCTATGTGGGCTGATATTACATCACATGGCCGAGCGGGAACTAGAGGGAAGGAGTAGGAGAACTGAGCTTGCCAGTGGTTAAGGTGTGACAGTGGTGGTTGCTATAGCTAGAGGCAAGGAAGCACAAAGGAGGAATAAAGGAATGAGGATGAAAAAAAAGCACATTGTGGTGTTAGATGCCACGAGAGCATATTTGCAGTGGCATATCCATTAGTCTGATGCATTCACTTTACAATGGGAATATGGAAAACATCTAAATAACCCTCAAAATAATGATTCTGAATGACTTTTCATTAGATGTACACTTGGATGTTGACTCAATCCCTTGTACAGTTGATGCCTCtgcattctgaatttctgattttaaatattcttttgcatttGCTCTTCTAGGGCTATGTATACAAGCatatattttagagtaaattactaaatttcactaaattacgGATACTATGATCAAATTActaaatttcaaaattgtagatTTAACTCGGTGTATCACAAAAACTACACATTTTAGATGAAGTGTcaaactacatgtttagtaactaaattatcacaaaactacaagtttagaATCAATTTAGTTACAAAACAGTAATGTTTATAGCTCTAGCATAATAATggtgctaaggatttaaactctaaaacctgtagttttgtcataacttcaatattaaatatgcagttttgtgatacttaaccttaaatctgtagttttgtaaatctgtagttttgtgatacaacgccttaaatctgtagttttacgatagtttgatcaaaatacctgtagttttatgaaatttactcttattatTCTCCAGAATCATGAAAGACCATGCGCTATTGTTGCTACGTCTTTTGTTCATCGTACCTTGCTACATTACTTTACAGAAATAAATTGGTGTTAAcatgtccttaaaaaaaaaaacttccaggAGGTTGGATCTGGTTCATCACCTGATTTGTCAATGAGGAACTCAGCCCATGACAGCTATATGCCCTCACCACAGGCATGTTTTGTTGGTTCCACTGTACAAAGACCACCAGCAAATTGGTACCCCTcaaagaaaaagttgaaagttctaCAGCATCCTTCACAGGCTTTGCAGGCCCCCAGGCCAAATTTGATACCTTCCTTTTGGTGCAAAATTTGTAAGGTGGATTGTGTTACAGAATTTAATTTTGGTGCCCATATCGGAGGAAAAAAACACAAGGCAAAAAAGCTGGAGATTCTTGGTAATAGAAACAATGCAAGACCTGCCACTGGCAATCAATGTACAGGTAATAGAAATCCCAGACCAAATGGCAACGCAGGTTCTGGAAGCAGAAACAATGAACCAAATGTGTTTAATAGCAATATTGCCCAACCAAGCAGTGACACTTTCTCTGGAAGTCAAACCAACGGAACAATTGGAAATGTATGTACTTCTCTGTTAATGACTGCTTGCAACTTACATGGCTATATGTTTATAACAAGTATTTTGATTTCATTTTCCTCTGAAATACTAATCGACATGTTTAATTCTCAGCCTCACAAGGAAATCTCATTTGATGGTGATGGAATAAGCAATAGCAAACTAGAGCAAAATGTATGAGCCTCCGACCATAGTGCAATATGGTATATGCGGTACTTTTGTGATACCAACTAACTCTTTGTTCCTTCTATGAAATGCACAGTGCTGATACTGGATCATCTGAACACAAGTGATGAATAAAGATACTTGAAGCTTATGGTTGAACCGGTAAGTCCTGTTTTATGTAATTCAGATTCACCAGTCATTTTCTTTTAATCGATTGTAAACTGGTCACGAGTCCTGCATGCTTGGAGCGTAAAATGTTATAGTTTAGTTTTTCAGATGAGTGTAGTATTATATGTCCATATGCCTTATAGGCTTAAATCATCATAATTTTGCTGGTGTATTGCTTTGCCTTTACAGTCAGGGTTCTGTTGAATGATTCTATTTCTATATCTGTTTGTTAGGCTTGTGCGTAGCTTTACCATTTAGCATCCTTAGAGGAAGGGTCGTGTTAACTCTAAGCTTATTCGTTTTGCAAGGTTATAGCATACTTCAGGAACATCTTCCCAGTTGTCCCCATGTGTGTGTCATGCCACAAGTGCAGCCAAGGATTTGAGCACCACACTTTGGGCAAAGAAACGGGAGGTACTGCAGCTGAACTGTGGCGTGCTGTCATTCAGTAAAGAAACAAACTTGGCTGGAACCAAACAGGTCTTTAACCTGCTGATGTACATAGTTTTCTCTTTACACTAGTTGTcttattttttgttgcaaatcatgtagaaataaaaaaaatccttgctTGGATGATGGTATCTTGCATGCTTTAGCTTGAATTGCTCTGGAAATTTTATCTGGTCAGTAAGACAGTTTCTGGTTATCACTCTTCTGTCTTCTCCAGTTTTCTTTTGTCATAATTTTGCTTTTAGTTTGTATAGTTCAAATATCATAATTTATTGCAATGCACCTTTGATATTTGTTTGTCTGTTCAACCAACAATTCTTCATTTTGAGACATGAATCCTCTAAGGATTGCAGACATAAGGGAATTCTGCTGCTTATATGATGTCCGCAGTTCTGATTTTCTCTCCAAAGTTTTCGTGGCTGGAGTTATGTAGAATTGTAGATACAATATCTCAAATCTTCATGGCTAGTACTAGAATCTATCTTGACATGTTCTCTCTTAACTACGCCTTGGACGCTTTTTTCCCTGTCGGAATGATTGGTCCGTCATAACCTAATCTGATGTTTGGTTGTATAGTTATTTGACTAGTTAGTGGCTGTCTTAAGACACCAATTGTTATGAAGATTTGGAGGTCTTGTTGCAGTAATCCAGTTACCCTCTAGTCACATGCATTGCCATGGGCTTCCAAGcttaaatattttgattacTCGTCGGAAATACACATCTAAGAGAAtgatattttagataatggatttgaaaaaaacccggcctctacacccTGCAGGATATTTGCAGCCACAAAGTTATGTAGTCTGAGCATTTAAACTCGCAATACAGGTTTCAAGCAACAAAACATAAACCCCAGGCACTAGGCTTCCGAACGGTATCTAGCAGCAACAAAACAGAGAAAACAAAGTTCGAAACTTCCAACCTTCCTCTCCAATGAtgtttgctttattttttaagGACTGTTTTACCAATCTGAAATGTTACGGTGAACTGAATATGGCTAAATATTCCAGACGTGTAGAACTTGTAGCCCAGAATGAACGAACGGTCCCAATCAATCATAGCGTGGAAATAAGGTGCACGTTTTGCCATCACAATCAACTTCTTATCTCGACCGTTGATCATTCAATTCGATGTCTGCTCTTAGCTTTTTCTCTCACTTGGAAACCGACCGTTCCTTGCCTGATTAGATCATTCGAACGGTTGATTGCTTATTTGGTGTTAGCTGATCGCCGTCCATGTGACCACTGATCACAAAAGCTTCTTGCCAATATGACAGTAACATAGCTCTGAAGAATTCTCTTGATCCAGAACTGCCAGCTGAAAATTAGCACACTCCAATTCTCCAAATGCTCAGCAACCACAAGTTCACAACTGCAATGGTTAGTCGACGCAGCTAAGCTCCAAACACCATTGGTCCCTGTAGCCACCATGCTCCAAGTTGCTGTCCATTGTGTCCGTATTCTCCTAATCCATTCTAGCCAAGAATTCTCTCTTCTCACCAAGCCATGTACTTTGAGCAGAGCAGCCGCTGCTCAGCCACAAGCTCCGCTGCGGTCCACGTGTCGCTATTGCGTTACGACACATCGCGCGCCGCCATTGGTCCGGAACAGAGCCCCAAAAAGCGAGCTATATCCAATCTTGGATCGATGGCTGGAGAGATTTGTGGCGCAGCTGCTTCCGGTTCCTCCTATTTACTTAGCTTGTCAAAACACATTACTCACTAGTAGCGTACACTACCACAGCTAGCAATGGAGACCTCGTGCTTCCTTACCTCCAATGCCTCGCCGGTGAAGAGCATGGTGatgccgtcgccggccggcgtcgTGAAGGCCAGGCCGCACGTGCTcttcggcggccggcgagcggcgagctcgtcggtgACCACCTGTGAGTGATCGATCACATGTTTGGCTGGTGATTCTTTGATGGATTCTTGTTTTGTTGGGTTTGATTAGATGTGTGTGTTTATTTGGCAATTGGCATGTGCAGGCTGCAGCTACAacggcgagggcgcggcgccggcgatcgaCCCGGACTGGCGGTCGTTCAGGGCGCAGCTCTACTTCAACGAGCAGTACGCGAAGAGCGTGaacccggcggtggcggcggtgagggcgacggcgacgacgccggagCCGGTGAAGATCGGCGACAAGTGGGCGCACCCGCTGGTGGAGCCGGAGAAGGGGTGCCTGCTGATCGCGACGGAGAAGCTGGACGGGTCGCACATCTTCGAGCGCACGGTGGTCCTCCTCCTGTCCGCCGGCGTGCTGGGCCCCGTGGGCGTGATCCTGAACCGGCCGTCGCTGATGTCGATCAAGGAGGCGCAGGCGGTGTTCGCGGAGACGGACATCGCGGGGGCGTTCTCGGGGCGGCCGCTCTTCTTCGGTGGCCCGCTGGAGGAGTGCTTCTTCCTGCTggggccgcgggcggcggcggcgggggacgtgGTGGGGAGGACGGGGCTGTTCGACGAGGTGATGCCCGGGGTGCACTACGGGACGCGGGAGAGCGTGGGGTGCGCGGCGGAGCTGGTGAAGCGCGGCGTGGTCGGGGTGAGGGACTTCCGCTTCTTCGACGGCTTCTGCGGATGGGAGAGGGAGCAGCTGCGCGACGAGGTGCGCGCGGGCTTGTGGCGCGTGGCGGCGTGCAGCCCCGCCGTGCTGGGCCTCGCCACCGTCGTCAAGGGCGGACTCTGGGAGGAGGTGCAGGGCCTCGTCGGAGAGAGGAGGGTGTGGTGACTGATTACTTCTCAAGGGTGaccattatgtaattaattaattaattaatctcttaATTAACTCGCAAGTAAAGTATTTACTCCTTTCAGATTAATGATTTTAGGCTTTTAGTCATCACGGTAGGTTTAAAGAGGGTTGTATTTCTATACTCTGTATCTTGTACTCTTATCGTTTTGCCCACCACTACGCGAACACACCTTGATGCCCTTCTCGTCTCCAACGCATACACTACTTCATACTTTATAATTAAAGCCTtaactttcaaatcaaaattctttcaattttagaaatttcagCTTAGAATGTCAAATTTTCAATACATTCTACCACTCATTTTAAAATTTCTACATAAATATTGGCAAGTTTGTACCGATAAACTCAAACGTTTAATTCACGTAACGAAACACCATTGAGCAACTTGGAGCCTCAAACACCATTCAAAAGCCTCAAACTTCCAACTGAATGGTGCTCGCTTTGCCAAACACCATTGAGCAACTTGGAGCTCACCTGCATCTAGATCCAAGAGTAAGAAGAATTTGTGTGAAGTGACTTGCTATCCTTGGAGATAAGAGGCTCGTCCATGACCATGACCCTGGCATCTCATCGGGTGTTTCGGGTTGGGGGCAAACACGTCTTATGAGAGGTTAATTAGTAATCCTTGTCATCTGCTCCGCCACTATGCTAGGAACTTAATTGGGCTGCACATGGGCTATATATTTTACCCATAATCCAAGGCCGGGACTACGAGCCTCAAAAAGAGGATACAAAAATAACAACATTGGATGTACTATctatctactctctccgtcccataatataagggattttgaatttttacttgtagtgtttgaccactcgtcttattcaaaaagtttatgtaaatataaaaaacgaaaagttgtgcttaaagtacttaggataataaagtaagtcaaaaaaataaataataattccaaattttttttgaataagacaagtggtcaaacactacaagtaaaaactcaaaatcgc
The sequence above is drawn from the Oryza glaberrima chromosome 10, OglaRS2, whole genome shotgun sequence genome and encodes:
- the LOC127752661 gene encoding uncharacterized protein LOC127752661, which gives rise to METSCFLTSNASPVKSMVMPSPAGVVKARPHVLFGGRRAASSSVTTCCSYNGEGAAPAIDPDWRSFRAQLYFNEQYAKSVNPAVAAVRATATTPEPVKIGDKWAHPLVEPEKGCLLIATEKLDGSHIFERTVVLLLSAGVLGPVGVILNRPSLMSIKEAQAVFAETDIAGAFSGRPLFFGGPLEECFFLLGPRAAAAGDVVGRTGLFDEVMPGVHYGTRESVGCAAELVKRGVVGVRDFRFFDGFCGWEREQLRDEVRAGLWRVAACSPAVLGLATVVKGGLWEEVQGLVGERRVW
- the LOC127752662 gene encoding uncharacterized protein LOC127752662; the encoded protein is MEGDTLLADIQLALPNRCYLLPSGMHKSNTSSCPTITCEEALKRELEYRQKIERSHPHLLVGLNGSPALLNEVGSGSSPDLSMRNSAHDSYMPSPQACFVGSTVQRPPANWYPSKKKLKVLQHPSQALQAPRPNLIPSFWCKICKVDCVTEFNFGAHIGGKKHKAKKLEILGNRNNARPATGNQCTGNRNPRPNGNAGSGSRNNEPNVFNSNIAQPSSDTFSGSQTNGTIGNPHKEISFDGDGISNSKLEQNC